A window from Brachyhypopomus gauderio isolate BG-103 chromosome 6, BGAUD_0.2, whole genome shotgun sequence encodes these proteins:
- the rps27.1 gene encoding 40S ribosomal protein S27.1 isoform X1, with protein sequence MPLAKDLLHPTPEEERRRHKKKRLVQSPNSYFMDVKCPGCYKITTVFSHAQTVVLCVGCSTVLCQPTGGKARLTEGCSFRRKQH encoded by the exons ATGCCA CTCGCAAAAGACTTGTTGCACCCAACCcctgaggaagagaggaggaggcacAAGAAGAAACGGCTCGTACAAAGCCCCAATTCCTATTTCATGGATGTTAAATGTCCAG GATGCTATAAGATCACAACCGTGTTCAGCCATGCCCAGACAGTTGTTCTGTGTGTTGGATGTTCAACTGTGCTGTGTCAGCCCACTGGAGGCAAAGCACGTCTCACAGAGG GGTGTTCCTTCAGGAGGAAGCAGCATTAA
- the rps27.1 gene encoding 40S ribosomal protein S27.1 isoform X2, protein MDVKCPGCYKITTVFSHAQTVVLCVGCSTVLCQPTGGKARLTEGCSFRRKQH, encoded by the exons ATGGATGTTAAATGTCCAG GATGCTATAAGATCACAACCGTGTTCAGCCATGCCCAGACAGTTGTTCTGTGTGTTGGATGTTCAACTGTGCTGTGTCAGCCCACTGGAGGCAAAGCACGTCTCACAGAGG GGTGTTCCTTCAGGAGGAAGCAGCATTAA